A window from Methylococcus mesophilus encodes these proteins:
- a CDS encoding HisA/HisF-related TIM barrel protein has product MKIIPVLDLTQGLVVHAVKGRRESYQPLSSPLCRDADPFAVVEAFLSLHPFDTFYIADLDALMGFGCQNRLVAALRTAFPGIVFWLDQGVPEAREAARDAIVPVIGSESLPAVERLQRITAHDWILSLDFFDGGLKGCSEILDTPQSWPERVIVMTLNRVGSFDGPDLGLLDRVRQLAPDRALIAAGGVRHGGDLEALEGRGVHAVLVASALHSGSLELSRPSGAAP; this is encoded by the coding sequence ATGAAGATCATTCCCGTGCTCGATCTCACGCAGGGGCTTGTCGTTCATGCTGTCAAAGGGCGGCGCGAGAGCTATCAGCCGCTCAGCAGCCCTCTCTGCCGGGATGCCGATCCCTTCGCGGTGGTTGAAGCCTTCCTGAGTCTCCATCCGTTCGACACTTTTTATATCGCCGATCTGGACGCCCTCATGGGCTTCGGCTGTCAGAACAGGCTCGTTGCGGCGCTGCGTACGGCGTTTCCCGGTATTGTCTTTTGGCTGGATCAAGGGGTGCCCGAGGCAAGGGAGGCGGCGCGGGACGCCATCGTCCCGGTCATCGGCAGTGAATCGCTTCCGGCGGTGGAGCGGCTGCAGCGAATTACGGCTCACGATTGGATCTTGTCGCTGGACTTTTTCGACGGGGGGCTGAAAGGGTGTTCCGAAATCCTGGACACGCCGCAAAGCTGGCCGGAGAGGGTGATCGTCATGACTCTGAACCGGGTCGGCAGTTTCGACGGTCCCGATCTGGGTCTCCTCGACCGCGTCCGTCAACTGGCGCCGGACAGGGCGCTGATAGCGGCGGGAGGAGTGCGCCACGGCGGAGACCTGGAGGCTCTGGAGGGGCGGGGTGTTCATGCCGTTCTGGTGGCGAGCGCTTTGCATTCCGGCTCGCTCGAATTGAGCCGGCCCAGCGGTGCAGCACCCTGA